In the Chryseobacterium sp. MYb264 genome, one interval contains:
- a CDS encoding efflux RND transporter permease subunit, whose product MRKFVQNIVSFSLKNSLIVLFGTFLLLAGGIYSYMHTPIEAFPDVTNTRVRVITQWPGRSAEEIEKFVTLPISKEMNTIPNKTSVRSISLFGLSVVTVIFDDHVDDFYAQQYASNRLGNVELPNGADYSIEPPSGATGEIYRYIIKSKLPIKEVTSVQDWVIERELLAVPGVADVVSFGGEEKTYEIKINPTELQNYDLSPLDVYEAVSKSNINVGGDVVSKGDQAYVVRGIGLLESKEDIENIQIEVKGSTPILVKHVAEVKVSAKPRLGQVGYNKENDVVEGIVIMLRGENPSEVIGRLKDRISELNGGELPGDIQIVPIIDRTELVNTTVHTVSKNLVEGVILVSIIVFIFLYNWKTTFIVASVIPLAFLFAIIMLKIQGLPANLISMGALDFGLLLEGTLVIVEHVFVALEHKSKEVGLKRFNKMSKLGIIKKSAGSVASYIFFALLILIVALMPIFSFQKVEGKMFSPLAFTLGYALLGSLILSLTYVPAMCKLLLTKNIEEKENFISRFFRVNIYRIYEFSYRHKKGFMIGFGALLALCAWRFSNYGSEFLPKLNEGAIYVRATLPNSVNLDESVRLTKEMKGILMKYDEVKFVMTQTGRPNDGTDPTGFFNIEFNIQLKPEDEWKKKISKDELLEEMRVSLERYPGINFGFSQPIQDNVEEYVAGVKAPLVIKIFGNDLFELEKYANQVATSIKTVPGISDVNVFKNIGLPELRIQLHDSKMAKYGVSTADAQAVIEMTIGGQAATRFYEEERMFDVMLRFEKDYRDTPEKIGNILIPTADNKKVPLKEIATIDYHTGPSFIYREGNSRYIGVGFNIEGRDLGSTIEEAKAKVAKDVHLPKKHKMTWAGEFESKERAGKQLAMVVPISLVLILMLLYFNFGNMKDTLISSITLAFAFIGGFMSLWFTGTIFGISAGIGFIILFGVATIDGIVLIGVMKENLLNKIPLREAIADGVKSRIRPVIMIALMGSMGLLPAAMSNGMGSEIQKPLAIMIVGGLIICMLLSFTILPTVFYYAYRKKYKETA is encoded by the coding sequence ATGAGAAAATTTGTTCAGAATATTGTTTCCTTTTCCCTAAAGAACTCTCTGATTGTTCTTTTCGGAACCTTTCTTTTATTGGCAGGCGGAATTTACTCCTACATGCATACCCCGATTGAGGCATTTCCGGATGTGACGAATACGAGGGTAAGGGTGATTACCCAATGGCCTGGAAGAAGTGCTGAGGAAATAGAGAAATTTGTTACCCTTCCGATTTCTAAGGAGATGAATACGATCCCCAATAAAACATCGGTTCGATCCATCTCGCTATTCGGATTATCGGTGGTGACCGTTATTTTTGATGATCATGTGGATGATTTTTATGCCCAGCAATATGCTTCCAACCGACTCGGAAATGTAGAGCTGCCCAACGGAGCTGATTATAGCATTGAACCGCCCTCAGGAGCTACAGGAGAAATTTACCGATATATTATTAAAAGTAAACTGCCGATCAAGGAAGTAACCTCTGTTCAGGACTGGGTGATTGAAAGAGAACTTCTCGCTGTGCCGGGAGTGGCGGATGTGGTGAGTTTCGGAGGGGAGGAAAAAACCTATGAGATCAAGATCAATCCTACAGAGCTGCAAAATTATGACCTTTCTCCTTTGGATGTATATGAAGCAGTATCCAAAAGTAATATTAATGTTGGGGGAGATGTTGTATCCAAAGGTGATCAGGCGTATGTTGTCCGTGGTATCGGATTGCTGGAAAGTAAGGAGGATATTGAGAATATTCAGATTGAGGTAAAAGGATCTACTCCGATTTTGGTCAAGCATGTTGCTGAAGTCAAAGTTTCGGCAAAACCGAGATTGGGACAGGTAGGATACAATAAGGAAAATGATGTGGTGGAAGGTATTGTCATTATGCTTCGTGGAGAAAATCCAAGTGAAGTGATCGGAAGGCTGAAAGACCGTATTTCAGAACTTAATGGCGGTGAATTGCCGGGTGATATACAGATTGTACCAATCATCGACCGTACTGAGCTTGTGAATACTACGGTTCACACGGTTTCAAAAAATTTGGTGGAAGGGGTTATTCTGGTTTCTATTATTGTATTTATATTTTTATACAACTGGAAAACCACTTTCATTGTGGCTTCCGTGATCCCTCTGGCCTTCCTGTTTGCGATTATTATGCTTAAAATTCAGGGGCTGCCCGCCAATCTTATATCCATGGGGGCATTAGATTTCGGACTGTTGCTCGAAGGAACCCTCGTCATCGTAGAACACGTTTTTGTCGCCCTCGAACATAAATCGAAGGAAGTAGGACTCAAGCGTTTCAATAAAATGTCTAAACTGGGCATCATTAAGAAAAGCGCAGGAAGCGTGGCAAGCTATATTTTCTTTGCCTTGTTGATTTTAATTGTTGCCTTAATGCCCATTTTCTCATTCCAGAAAGTAGAAGGGAAGATGTTTTCACCCTTGGCATTTACTTTAGGATATGCATTATTAGGATCGTTAATTCTAAGCTTAACCTATGTTCCGGCGATGTGTAAATTGTTATTAACTAAAAATATTGAAGAGAAAGAAAATTTTATTTCAAGGTTTTTCAGAGTTAATATTTATAGAATTTATGAATTCAGCTACCGTCATAAAAAAGGATTTATGATTGGTTTCGGAGCTTTATTGGCACTTTGTGCTTGGAGATTTTCAAATTACGGTTCTGAATTTTTACCTAAATTAAATGAAGGTGCCATCTATGTCCGTGCTACCTTACCCAATAGTGTGAATCTTGATGAATCAGTGAGGCTGACCAAAGAAATGAAGGGAATTCTGATGAAATATGACGAAGTGAAATTCGTGATGACCCAAACTGGTCGTCCGAATGACGGAACAGATCCCACCGGATTTTTTAATATAGAATTCAATATTCAGCTGAAACCGGAAGATGAATGGAAAAAGAAGATCTCCAAAGATGAGCTTCTGGAAGAAATGAGGGTCTCTCTGGAAAGGTATCCCGGAATTAACTTCGGATTCAGCCAGCCTATTCAGGATAATGTGGAAGAATATGTGGCTGGGGTAAAAGCACCTTTGGTGATCAAAATTTTTGGAAATGATCTTTTTGAGCTTGAAAAATATGCCAATCAGGTGGCAACTTCCATTAAAACCGTTCCTGGAATTTCGGATGTGAATGTATTTAAAAATATTGGACTTCCGGAACTGAGAATTCAGCTTCATGATTCAAAAATGGCAAAATATGGCGTATCAACAGCGGATGCCCAGGCGGTGATCGAAATGACGATAGGCGGACAGGCAGCGACCAGGTTTTATGAAGAGGAAAGAATGTTTGACGTCATGCTGAGGTTTGAAAAAGACTATCGTGATACGCCTGAAAAAATAGGAAACATATTGATTCCGACTGCGGATAACAAAAAAGTTCCCCTTAAGGAGATCGCTACGATTGATTATCATACCGGGCCGTCATTTATTTACCGCGAAGGAAACAGCCGGTATATCGGTGTCGGTTTTAATATCGAAGGCCGTGACCTCGGAAGCACTATTGAAGAGGCAAAGGCAAAAGTAGCAAAGGATGTTCATCTTCCTAAAAAGCATAAAATGACTTGGGCTGGAGAATTTGAAAGTAAAGAAAGAGCCGGAAAACAGCTGGCGATGGTGGTTCCTATTTCATTGGTGCTGATTCTGATGTTGCTGTACTTCAACTTCGGGAATATGAAAGACACGCTGATTTCTTCCATTACACTGGCGTTTGCCTTTATCGGGGGATTTATGTCGCTGTGGTTTACAGGAACGATTTTCGGCATTTCTGCGGGAATCGGGTTTATTATTCTCTTCGGGGTGGCGACTATTGATGGTATCGTGCTGATCGGGGTGATGAAAGAAAATCTTCTGAATAAAATACCACTCAGGGAGGCTATTGCTGATGGCGTAAAAAGCAGGATTCGTCCGGTGATCATGATTGCGCTGATGGGATCAATGGGGCTTTTACCTGCCGCCATGTCCAACGGAATGGGTTCTGAAATTCAAAAGCCGCTCGCTATTATGATCGTGGGAGGGTTGATCATCTGTATGTTGCTTTCCTTCACCATTCTGCCGACTGTATTTTACTATGCGTATCGCAAAAAATATAAAGAAACGGCGTAA
- the pncB gene encoding nicotinate phosphoribosyltransferase, whose amino-acid sequence MHDVRLNSILDNDFYKITMQNAVVKLFPSSIVKYEFINRGKHQFPEGFDTALREAVNKMAELKLTKDEKKFMARTCPYIDLPYLDFLEGYHYDPSEVKIHQEGTELSVTVEGLWYRTILWEVPLLALISELHYEMKHMERDSNGVVMNKTLEKAESLTKLGVNFAEFGTRRRHSYKVQNLVMEALTQNKENTFIGSSNVHFAMKYGVKPIGTHAHEWFMFHAAEYGFKMANELALEHWVDVYRGDLGVALSDTYTTDVFFRQFDKKFAKLFDGVRHDSGDPLEFADKTIAHYEKHGINPLFKYIIFSDALNLEKVEEITNYCKGKIGVSFGIGTNLTNDVGLKPMNIVMKLIGVQAPNKEWIPTVKLSDEHGKYTGDPKMIELAKEFLAIKD is encoded by the coding sequence ATGCACGACGTACGATTAAACTCTATCTTAGACAACGATTTTTATAAAATCACAATGCAGAATGCGGTGGTGAAATTATTTCCTAGCTCTATTGTGAAATACGAATTCATCAACAGAGGAAAACATCAGTTTCCCGAAGGTTTTGATACTGCTCTGAGAGAAGCAGTCAATAAAATGGCAGAACTGAAACTGACCAAAGATGAAAAAAAATTCATGGCAAGAACCTGCCCTTACATAGACCTCCCCTATCTTGATTTTCTGGAAGGATATCATTATGATCCATCTGAAGTAAAAATTCATCAGGAAGGAACTGAACTTTCCGTTACCGTTGAGGGGCTCTGGTACAGAACTATTCTTTGGGAAGTCCCTTTATTAGCTTTAATCAGCGAACTTCATTATGAGATGAAGCACATGGAAAGAGATTCCAACGGAGTGGTAATGAACAAAACCCTTGAGAAAGCAGAGTCTTTAACCAAATTGGGTGTCAACTTCGCCGAATTCGGAACCCGAAGAAGACATTCTTATAAAGTACAGAATCTGGTCATGGAAGCTTTAACTCAAAATAAAGAAAATACATTTATCGGAAGCTCCAACGTACATTTTGCAATGAAGTATGGAGTAAAGCCTATCGGGACTCACGCTCACGAATGGTTTATGTTCCATGCTGCGGAATATGGCTTTAAAATGGCGAATGAATTGGCACTTGAACATTGGGTAGATGTTTACAGAGGTGATTTGGGAGTTGCCCTTTCTGATACCTATACAACAGATGTTTTCTTCCGCCAGTTTGATAAAAAGTTTGCCAAACTTTTCGATGGCGTTCGTCATGACAGCGGAGATCCTTTGGAATTTGCTGATAAAACAATTGCTCATTATGAAAAACACGGTATCAATCCTTTATTTAAATACATTATTTTCTCTGATGCTTTAAATCTTGAAAAAGTAGAGGAAATTACAAATTACTGTAAAGGAAAAATTGGGGTTTCTTTCGGAATCGGAACCAATTTAACGAATGATGTAGGTTTAAAACCAATGAATATTGTAATGAAATTAATCGGTGTTCAGGCTCCGAATAAAGAATGGATTCCAACCGTAAAATTATCTGATGAACACGGAAAATACACCGGAGATCCTAAAATGATTGAACTCGCCAAAGAATTTTTAGCGATAAAAGATTAA
- a CDS encoding Dps family protein, producing MKNASIIGLQEADCKNIAEKLNILLANYSVFYQNTRGSHWNIKGEQFFTLHPKFEELYNSLVLKIDEIAERILTLGATPAHNYSDYLKVATIKESKEVSDGNKSVEIILNSFKVVIDLQRELLDITDKAGDEGTNSQMSDYITEQEKEVWMYNSYLGK from the coding sequence ATGAAAAACGCGAGCATTATCGGGCTACAGGAAGCCGATTGTAAAAACATTGCAGAAAAGCTGAACATTTTATTGGCTAATTATTCTGTGTTCTATCAAAATACAAGAGGTTCTCACTGGAACATTAAAGGAGAGCAATTCTTTACTTTGCATCCAAAATTTGAGGAATTATACAACAGTTTAGTTTTAAAAATTGATGAGATCGCAGAAAGAATTTTAACCTTGGGAGCAACTCCGGCTCATAATTATTCTGATTATCTGAAAGTGGCAACCATTAAAGAAAGCAAAGAAGTGAGCGATGGCAATAAAAGTGTAGAGATTATTTTGAATTCTTTCAAGGTCGTTATTGATTTACAAAGAGAGCTTTTAGACATTACAGATAAAGCAGGTGATGAGGGAACCAACTCCCAGATGAGCGACTATATCACAGAACAGGAAAAAGAAGTCTGGATGTACAATTCTTATCTAGGCAAGTAA
- a CDS encoding YciI family protein, which translates to MQKILLFILLTSFLSSCITTKGKDGKNGKPGTSSQASITADAPTSFNEKLATKLGADKYGMKAYTIVMLTTGATKIEDKTKMSELMSGHMTNIGKLADEGKIIVAGPFLDKNKENYRGMFIFNTKSKEEAEQWVKTDPAVQAGVFSYEIFPWYGSAALPLYLEHHKEISKENP; encoded by the coding sequence ATGCAAAAAATACTGCTATTCATCCTACTCACCTCTTTTCTCTCTTCATGTATTACTACCAAAGGAAAAGATGGAAAAAATGGAAAGCCGGGAACCTCATCGCAGGCTAGTATCACAGCCGATGCACCAACTTCATTTAATGAAAAACTCGCTACAAAGCTCGGAGCCGACAAATACGGAATGAAAGCGTACACCATTGTTATGCTGACAACTGGAGCAACCAAAATTGAGGACAAGACCAAAATGAGTGAACTGATGAGCGGTCATATGACTAATATAGGAAAATTGGCAGATGAAGGAAAAATAATTGTCGCAGGACCTTTTTTAGATAAGAATAAGGAAAATTACCGCGGGATGTTTATTTTTAATACCAAATCAAAAGAGGAAGCGGAGCAATGGGTGAAAACCGATCCCGCTGTACAAGCCGGAGTTTTTAGCTATGAAATTTTCCCTTGGTATGGCTCGGCGGCACTGCCTCTGTATTTGGAACATCATAAAGAAATTTCAAAAGAGAATCCTTAG